From a region of the Georgenia yuyongxinii genome:
- the rpsB gene encoding 30S ribosomal protein S2 translates to MAVVTMRQLLESGVHFGHQTRRWNPKMKRFIFTERNGIYIIDLQKSLTDIDRAYEFVKETVAHGGNILFVGTKKQAQESIAEQAQRVGMPYVNERWLGGMLTNFGTVHKRLQRLKELEQVDFDDVAGSAFTKKELLMQRRERDKLARTLGGIRDMAKVPSAVWIVDTKKEHLAVAEARKLNIPVVAILDTNCDPDEVDYPIPGNDDAIRAVSLLTRVIADGAAEGLVARHGGGAGATPAEEPLAEWERELLEAHEADQPTKTGPVAGEAPAEDVAAAQQTAGATHDAEQVADAAESTEEAPGVDVAAPEVTQVADSSVAAEDAKSAESEQA, encoded by the coding sequence ATGGCCGTCGTCACCATGCGCCAGCTCCTCGAGAGCGGCGTGCACTTCGGGCACCAGACCCGCCGTTGGAACCCGAAGATGAAGCGGTTCATCTTCACCGAGCGCAACGGCATCTACATCATCGACCTGCAGAAGTCCCTCACGGACATCGACCGGGCCTACGAGTTCGTCAAGGAGACCGTCGCCCACGGCGGCAACATCCTCTTCGTCGGCACCAAGAAGCAGGCACAGGAGTCCATCGCCGAGCAGGCGCAGCGCGTGGGCATGCCCTACGTGAACGAGCGCTGGCTGGGTGGCATGCTCACCAACTTCGGCACCGTGCACAAGCGCCTGCAGCGCCTCAAGGAGCTCGAGCAGGTCGACTTCGACGACGTCGCCGGCAGCGCCTTCACCAAGAAGGAGCTCCTCATGCAGCGCCGCGAGCGGGACAAGCTCGCGCGCACCCTCGGCGGTATCCGCGACATGGCGAAGGTCCCCTCCGCCGTGTGGATCGTCGACACCAAGAAGGAGCACCTCGCCGTCGCCGAGGCCCGCAAGCTCAACATCCCCGTCGTCGCCATCCTCGACACCAACTGCGACCCCGACGAGGTCGACTACCCGATCCCGGGCAACGACGACGCCATCCGCGCCGTCTCCCTGCTGACCCGCGTGATCGCCGACGGTGCGGCTGAGGGCCTCGTCGCCCGCCACGGTGGCGGCGCCGGTGCGACCCCGGCCGAGGAGCCCCTGGCCGAGTGGGAGCGCGAGCTCCTCGAGGCGCACGAGGCCGACCAGCCCACCAAGACCGGCCCAGTTGCCGGCGAGGCCCCGGCCGAGGACGTCGCCGCCGCGCAGCAGACCGCCGGTGCCACGCACGACGCCGAGCAGGTGGCCGACGCGGCCGAGTCCACCGAGGAGGCCCCCGGCGTCGACGTCGCGGCCCCCGAGGTCACTCAGGTGGCCGACAGCTCGGTCGCCGCGGAGGACGCCAAGTCCGCCGAGTCCGAGCAGGCCTGA
- the tsf gene encoding translation elongation factor Ts, translating to MANYTAADIKALREKTGAGMLDVKKALDEADGDQAKALEIIRVKGLKGVAKREGRTVAEGLVAAQVTADGTGETGVMVEVNCETDFVAKNQTFIDFANSVLAAAVASEAADVDSLLAAQLDGETVQAKVEGIAATIGEKIAVRRVARVTADKVALYLHRTAKDLPPSVGVLVATDAAGGEVAHDLAMHIAAFSPQFLTREDVPADVVESERRIAEETSRNEGKPEAALPKIVEGRMNGFFKENVLLDQAFAKDNKKSVGKIVEEAGGNVQGFVRFRVGN from the coding sequence ATGGCGAACTACACCGCCGCTGACATCAAGGCCCTGCGCGAGAAGACCGGCGCGGGCATGCTCGACGTGAAGAAGGCCCTGGACGAGGCCGACGGTGACCAGGCCAAGGCGCTGGAGATCATCCGCGTCAAGGGTCTGAAGGGCGTGGCCAAGCGTGAGGGCCGCACCGTCGCCGAGGGCTTGGTCGCCGCACAGGTGACCGCTGACGGCACCGGCGAGACCGGTGTGATGGTCGAGGTCAACTGCGAGACGGACTTCGTCGCGAAGAACCAGACCTTCATCGACTTCGCGAACAGCGTCCTCGCCGCCGCCGTGGCGTCCGAGGCCGCCGACGTCGACTCGCTCCTCGCCGCCCAGCTGGACGGCGAGACGGTCCAGGCCAAGGTCGAGGGCATCGCCGCGACGATCGGTGAGAAGATCGCCGTCCGTCGTGTCGCCCGCGTGACCGCCGACAAGGTCGCCCTGTACCTGCACCGCACGGCCAAGGACCTGCCGCCGTCGGTGGGTGTGCTCGTGGCCACCGACGCCGCCGGTGGCGAGGTCGCGCACGACCTGGCCATGCACATCGCCGCGTTCTCCCCGCAGTTCCTCACCCGTGAGGACGTCCCGGCCGACGTCGTCGAGAGCGAGCGCCGGATCGCCGAGGAGACCTCGCGCAACGAGGGCAAGCCGGAAGCCGCGCTGCCCAAGATCGTCGAGGGCCGCATGAACGGCTTCTTCAAGGAGAACGTCCTGCTCGACCAGGCGTTCGCCAAGGACAACAAGAAGTCCGTCGGCAAGATCGTGGAGGAGGCCGGCGGCAACGTCCAGGGCTTCGTCCGCTTCCGCGTCGGCAACTGA
- a CDS encoding DivIVA domain-containing protein, with protein sequence MSTMFPPAGKARTGYDRPQVEEFFARARAAYENGPAPTGAPGTAGGQGTFDEKDVRGAAFDLVRDGYTTAAVDAALDRLEAAFVQRRRTTYVAAQGEAAWMDHIAELATTLYPRLLRPAGQRFRAPERGRGYDRAAVDTLLERLVAYFDDGGELTAAEVRSTTFPAARASQAYHEGTVDAFLDRTVEVLVAVE encoded by the coding sequence ATGAGCACGATGTTCCCCCCGGCGGGCAAGGCCCGTACGGGCTACGACCGCCCGCAGGTGGAGGAGTTCTTCGCGCGGGCGCGAGCCGCGTACGAGAACGGCCCCGCGCCGACCGGTGCGCCCGGGACCGCAGGCGGGCAGGGCACCTTCGACGAGAAGGACGTGCGCGGCGCGGCGTTCGACCTCGTCCGGGACGGGTACACCACCGCCGCGGTCGATGCGGCCCTGGACCGGCTCGAGGCCGCCTTCGTGCAGCGCCGGCGCACCACGTACGTCGCCGCGCAGGGTGAGGCGGCGTGGATGGACCACATCGCCGAGCTCGCCACCACCCTCTACCCGCGGCTGCTGCGACCCGCCGGGCAGCGGTTCCGCGCCCCCGAGCGCGGCCGCGGCTACGACCGCGCGGCCGTAGACACCCTGCTCGAGCGGCTCGTTGCCTACTTCGACGACGGCGGTGAGCTCACCGCGGCCGAGGTTCGCTCGACCACGTTCCCCGCCGCGCGGGCCTCCCAGGCCTACCACGAGGGCACCGTCGACGCCTTCCTCGACCGCACCGTCGAGGTGCTCGTGGCGGTCGAGTGA
- a CDS encoding phosphatidate cytidylyltransferase — MSEAPHHPDPLSGALRRMSEARRRARSALVAAPPPRPKDPLPPTGRAGRNLPAAIGVGVGLLVVVAGSLFVPYAFVALVIVACGAALWELARAVGQRGIRIPLLPLWVGTVGILVSAATAGPEAMLVAFTLTGGGVFVWRVLDGGGRAAVRDAAAGVFAAAYVPYLAGFAVLLLQQTYGVWLVATFIVVTVSNDIGGYAAGIFFGKHPMAPSISPKKSWEGFAGSLILAAALGALLVGLLPVGAWWHGVLLGVAVVGAATTGDLAESLLKRDLGLKDMGSLLPGHGGIMDRLDSLLISAPVCYVILSATTGQLAV, encoded by the coding sequence GTGAGCGAGGCCCCGCACCACCCCGACCCCCTCTCCGGCGCCCTGCGGCGCATGAGCGAGGCGCGCCGTCGTGCCCGCTCCGCCCTCGTGGCCGCGCCGCCGCCGCGACCCAAGGACCCGCTCCCGCCCACCGGCCGCGCCGGTCGGAACCTGCCGGCCGCGATCGGGGTTGGGGTAGGTCTGCTGGTCGTGGTCGCCGGGAGCCTGTTCGTCCCCTACGCCTTCGTCGCCCTGGTGATCGTCGCCTGCGGCGCGGCCCTGTGGGAGCTCGCGCGCGCCGTCGGCCAGCGCGGGATCCGCATCCCGCTGCTGCCCCTGTGGGTCGGCACCGTCGGCATCCTCGTCTCCGCCGCGACCGCCGGGCCCGAGGCCATGCTGGTCGCCTTCACGCTCACCGGGGGCGGGGTCTTCGTCTGGCGGGTGCTCGACGGCGGGGGCCGGGCGGCCGTGCGGGACGCGGCCGCCGGGGTGTTCGCCGCCGCCTACGTGCCCTACCTCGCCGGTTTTGCGGTCCTGCTGCTGCAGCAGACCTACGGCGTCTGGCTGGTGGCGACGTTCATCGTCGTGACCGTCAGCAACGACATCGGCGGGTACGCCGCCGGGATCTTCTTCGGCAAGCACCCCATGGCCCCCTCGATCAGCCCGAAGAAGTCCTGGGAGGGCTTCGCCGGCTCCCTGATCCTGGCCGCGGCCCTTGGCGCCCTGCTCGTGGGCCTGCTGCCGGTCGGGGCCTGGTGGCACGGCGTCCTGCTCGGGGTGGCGGTCGTCGGTGCCGCGACCACCGGTGACCTCGCGGAGTCGCTGCTCAAGCGGGACCTGGGGCTGAAGGACATGGGCTCGCTGCTGCCCGGCCACGGGGGGATCATGGACCGGTTGGACTCGCTCCTAATCTCCGCCCCGGTGTGCTATGTCATCCTCAGCGCGACCACCGGGCAGCTCGCCGTCTGA
- a CDS encoding GNAT family N-acetyltransferase — MRSLGGDEREAALQVCLRDPVGSVLAAVQVERLGSPGPPGTEVLGIYDGVPAQEPVALCWAGANLVPVQVFGDALDELVEHVRRRGRRCSSIVGPADQVLPLWERLAPVWSIPREVRADQPSMVIDHDPAVRPDPYVRLAQPEEVALVLPASVAMFTEEVGYDPTLMGVSYAARVAELVATHKTYVRIDDGDGGPRVVFKADVGALAVGVAQIQGVWVHPELRGRGLATAGMAAVVADVRARLAPVVSLYVNSYNTPALATYRRVGFREVGAYATVLF, encoded by the coding sequence GTGCGCTCGCTCGGAGGTGACGAGCGCGAGGCTGCCCTGCAGGTCTGTCTGCGCGACCCCGTCGGCTCCGTGCTCGCCGCCGTGCAGGTCGAGCGGCTCGGTAGCCCCGGGCCGCCCGGCACCGAGGTGCTCGGGATCTACGACGGCGTCCCCGCGCAAGAGCCCGTCGCGCTCTGCTGGGCCGGCGCCAACCTGGTGCCCGTCCAGGTCTTCGGCGACGCGCTGGACGAGCTCGTCGAGCACGTGCGACGACGCGGCCGCCGCTGTTCCTCGATCGTCGGCCCGGCCGACCAGGTGCTGCCGCTGTGGGAGCGGCTCGCACCCGTGTGGTCCATCCCGCGAGAAGTGCGGGCGGATCAGCCCTCGATGGTCATCGACCACGATCCGGCCGTGCGACCAGACCCTTACGTGAGGCTGGCGCAGCCCGAGGAGGTCGCTCTCGTGCTGCCCGCGTCGGTGGCCATGTTCACCGAGGAGGTGGGATACGACCCCACCCTCATGGGCGTCTCCTACGCGGCGCGCGTCGCCGAGCTGGTCGCCACCCACAAGACCTACGTGCGCATCGACGACGGCGACGGCGGACCGCGTGTGGTCTTCAAGGCCGACGTGGGGGCACTCGCCGTCGGCGTCGCTCAGATCCAGGGGGTGTGGGTGCACCCGGAGCTGCGCGGCCGCGGCCTGGCGACCGCCGGGATGGCCGCGGTGGTCGCCGACGTTCGTGCCCGCTTGGCGCCGGTGGTCTCCCTCTACGTCAACAGCTACAACACGCCGGCCCTGGCGACGTACCGCCGGGTGGGGTTCCGCGAGGTCGGGGCATACGCGACTGTGCTGTTCTGA
- the pyrH gene encoding UMP kinase: protein MSQPTDGAQPRRVLLKLSGEVFGGGQVGLDPDVVSDAARQIAAAVADGVQVAIVVGGGNFFRGAELSQRGIDRSRADYMGMLGTVMNALALQDFLEQAGVRTRVQTAIAMGQVAEPYIPLRAIRHLEKGRVVIFGAGAGLPFFSTDTVSAQRALETHCAEVLVGKNGVDGVYTADPRLDPTAVKLDHITYAEAIQQGLRVVDAAALSLCMDNGLTMRVFGMGEPGNVTRALRGEKIGTLVTATPLNEGVTP, encoded by the coding sequence ATGTCCCAGCCCACTGACGGCGCGCAGCCGCGCCGCGTCCTGCTGAAGCTCTCCGGCGAGGTCTTCGGCGGCGGCCAGGTCGGGCTCGACCCCGACGTCGTCTCCGACGCCGCCCGGCAGATCGCCGCGGCGGTGGCCGACGGCGTCCAGGTCGCCATCGTGGTCGGCGGCGGCAACTTCTTCCGGGGCGCCGAGCTGTCCCAGCGGGGCATCGACCGCTCCCGGGCGGACTACATGGGCATGCTCGGCACCGTCATGAACGCCCTGGCCCTACAGGACTTCCTGGAGCAGGCTGGCGTTCGCACCCGGGTGCAGACGGCGATCGCCATGGGGCAGGTGGCCGAGCCGTACATCCCGCTGCGTGCCATCCGCCACCTGGAGAAGGGCCGCGTGGTTATCTTCGGGGCCGGCGCGGGCCTGCCGTTCTTCTCCACCGACACCGTCTCCGCCCAGCGTGCGCTCGAGACCCACTGTGCCGAGGTGCTCGTCGGCAAGAACGGTGTCGACGGCGTCTACACCGCCGACCCCCGGCTGGACCCGACCGCCGTCAAGCTCGACCACATCACCTATGCCGAAGCCATCCAGCAGGGCCTGCGGGTGGTGGACGCAGCCGCGCTGAGCCTCTGCATGGACAACGGCCTGACCATGCGGGTATTCGGCATGGGCGAGCCCGGCAACGTCACCCGCGCCCTCCGGGGTGAGAAGATCGGAACGCTCGTGACCGCTACCCCACTGAACGAAGGAGTGACGCCGTGA
- the rlmN gene encoding 23S rRNA (adenine(2503)-C(2))-methyltransferase RlmN, with amino-acid sequence MTQQTPAPVQVKPSHQVEPGGRPTLTFTAKRRGKPPRHLADLTTAERVEVAKELGLPGFRADQLSRHYFSHLTRDPADMTDLPAAARDELTATLMPELVTKVRDMVADQGMTVKSLWRLFDGAMVESVLMRYSHRTTLCVSSQAGCGMACPFCATGQQGLTRNLSTAEIVEQVRLAAKASRDGDLAGGPTHLRNVVFMGMGEPLANYRTVVNAVRRMVDPAPAGLGLSARNITVSTVGLVPAIDKLAKEGLPVTLAVSLHAPDDELRDELIPINSRWKVGELLDAARRYFEATGRRVSIEYALIKDMNDHAWRAQLLADELNKRGRGWVHVNPIPLNPTPGSIWTCSDRDVEQKFVDTLRLAGIPTTVRDTRGSDIDGACGQLAAEVLVEKSVPAKEQTQG; translated from the coding sequence ATGACGCAGCAGACCCCCGCCCCCGTCCAGGTCAAGCCCTCGCACCAGGTGGAGCCGGGCGGCCGGCCCACACTGACGTTCACCGCCAAGCGCCGCGGTAAGCCGCCGCGTCACCTGGCGGATCTCACCACGGCCGAACGCGTCGAGGTCGCCAAGGAGCTGGGCCTGCCCGGGTTCCGCGCCGACCAGCTCTCCCGCCACTACTTCAGCCACCTCACCCGCGACCCGGCGGACATGACCGACCTGCCCGCCGCCGCCCGCGACGAGCTCACCGCGACGCTCATGCCCGAGCTGGTCACGAAGGTGCGCGACATGGTCGCCGACCAGGGCATGACCGTGAAGTCGCTGTGGCGGCTGTTCGACGGCGCGATGGTCGAGTCGGTGCTCATGCGCTACTCCCACCGCACCACCCTGTGCGTCTCCTCCCAGGCCGGCTGCGGGATGGCGTGCCCGTTCTGCGCCACCGGGCAGCAAGGGCTCACGCGCAACCTCTCCACGGCGGAGATCGTCGAGCAGGTGCGCCTGGCCGCGAAGGCCTCGCGCGACGGCGACCTCGCCGGCGGGCCCACCCACCTGCGCAACGTGGTCTTCATGGGCATGGGGGAGCCGCTCGCGAACTACCGCACCGTGGTCAACGCCGTGCGCCGCATGGTCGACCCCGCGCCCGCGGGCCTGGGTCTGTCCGCCCGGAACATCACCGTCTCCACGGTGGGCCTGGTGCCGGCCATCGACAAGCTCGCGAAGGAGGGCCTGCCGGTCACCCTCGCGGTGTCCCTGCACGCCCCCGACGACGAGCTGCGCGACGAGCTCATCCCCATCAACTCACGGTGGAAGGTGGGTGAGCTGCTCGACGCGGCCCGCCGGTACTTCGAGGCGACGGGCCGCCGGGTGAGCATCGAGTACGCCCTCATCAAGGACATGAACGACCACGCCTGGCGCGCTCAGCTCCTGGCCGACGAGCTGAACAAACGCGGGCGCGGCTGGGTGCACGTGAACCCGATCCCGCTCAACCCCACCCCCGGATCGATCTGGACGTGCTCCGACCGTGACGTCGAGCAGAAGTTCGTCGACACGCTGCGCCTGGCCGGAATCCCGACCACGGTGCGCGACACTCGGGGCAGCGACATCGACGGTGCCTGCGGGCAGCTCGCCGCCGAGGTCCTGGTGGAGAAATCAGTTCCGGCGAAGGAGCAGACGCAGGGATGA
- the ispG gene encoding flavodoxin-dependent (E)-4-hydroxy-3-methylbut-2-enyl-diphosphate synthase, protein MPKVKETPPVLAPRRKTRKIRVGSVEVGGDAPVSVQSMTTTKTHDINATLQQIAELTASGCDIVRVACPTDKDAEALPIIAMKSKIPVIADIHFQPKYVFAAIEAGCGAVRVNPGNIRKFDDQVKEIARAAKDAGVSLRIGVNAGSLDKRLLEKYGRATPEALVESAVWEASLFEEHDFHDFKISVKHNDPVVMVRAYQMLSERGDWPLHLGVTEAGPAFQGTIKSATAFGALLSQGIGDTIRVSLSAPPVEEVKVGNQILESLNLRPRKLEIVSCPSCGRAQVDVYALADSVTAGLEGMTVPLRVAVMGCVVNGPGEAREADLGVASGNGKGQIFVKGEVIKTVPEDQIVETLIAEAERIAAEMGEGTGEPASPGSPVVTVS, encoded by the coding sequence ATGCCGAAGGTCAAGGAAACCCCGCCCGTGCTGGCCCCGCGCCGTAAGACGCGGAAGATCCGCGTGGGGTCGGTCGAGGTGGGCGGCGACGCCCCCGTCTCCGTGCAGTCGATGACCACCACGAAGACCCACGACATCAACGCCACGCTGCAGCAGATCGCCGAGCTCACCGCCTCAGGCTGCGACATCGTGCGGGTCGCCTGCCCCACGGACAAGGACGCCGAGGCGCTGCCCATCATCGCCATGAAGTCGAAGATCCCGGTGATCGCGGACATCCACTTCCAGCCCAAGTACGTCTTCGCCGCGATCGAGGCGGGCTGTGGCGCCGTGCGCGTCAACCCCGGCAACATTCGCAAGTTCGACGACCAGGTCAAGGAGATCGCCAGGGCGGCCAAGGATGCCGGCGTCTCTCTCCGTATCGGCGTCAACGCCGGTTCGCTCGACAAGCGCCTGCTGGAGAAGTACGGGCGCGCGACCCCCGAGGCCCTCGTGGAGTCGGCCGTCTGGGAGGCCTCGCTCTTCGAGGAGCACGACTTCCACGACTTCAAGATCTCCGTCAAGCACAACGACCCCGTGGTCATGGTGCGCGCCTACCAGATGCTCTCCGAGCGGGGCGACTGGCCGCTGCACCTGGGCGTCACCGAGGCGGGCCCGGCGTTCCAGGGCACGATCAAGTCCGCCACCGCCTTCGGTGCGCTCCTCTCCCAGGGCATCGGCGACACGATCCGCGTCTCCCTCTCCGCCCCGCCGGTCGAGGAGGTCAAGGTCGGCAACCAGATCCTCGAGTCGCTGAACCTGCGCCCGCGCAAGCTCGAGATCGTCTCCTGCCCCTCCTGCGGGCGTGCCCAGGTCGACGTCTACGCCCTGGCCGACTCGGTCACCGCAGGCCTGGAAGGCATGACCGTGCCGCTGCGGGTGGCCGTCATGGGGTGCGTCGTCAACGGCCCGGGCGAGGCCCGCGAGGCCGACCTTGGCGTGGCCTCCGGCAACGGCAAGGGCCAGATCTTCGTCAAGGGCGAGGTCATCAAGACCGTGCCCGAGGATCAGATCGTCGAGACCCTCATCGCCGAGGCCGAGCGGATCGCCGCCGAGATGGGCGAGGGGACGGGGGAGCCCGCCTCCCCGGGGTCGCCGGTCGTCACCGTCAGCTGA
- a CDS encoding M50 family metallopeptidase: MDFAIGVLILALGLVVSIALHEIGHLVPAKKFGVKVPQYMVGFGPTLWSRTIRGTEYGVKALPLGGYVRLLGMYPPSRNVETARARRNGRPTLVEEARQAALEELGPGEQHRAFYRLTVPRKLVVMLGGPVMNLLIAGVLLAVIVVGIGLPQFTSTLGAVQECVPANASQTECTDADPSSPGAAAGLRPGDDILRWGTTEVNAWDDISGAIADGGTGATTVVVDRDGERLTLQVTPQLAERPIVDEAGDAVVDPSGAPRTEPRPFVGIGPSFDLVRQPVTTVPGLVWDTFTGTVKVVATLPQRLVDVGQAAFGAEERQPGVVGLVGVGRFAGEIASVDGEGYGLVERSADMLSLLVSLNMALFVFNLIPLLPLDGGHIAGALWEGLRRRVARVRELPDPGPVDTAKMLPLTYAVVAVMLGMSALLAYADIVNPLSLTG; encoded by the coding sequence ATGGACTTTGCCATCGGCGTGCTCATCCTCGCCCTGGGCCTGGTCGTCTCGATTGCGCTGCACGAGATCGGCCACCTCGTTCCTGCCAAGAAGTTCGGCGTCAAGGTGCCTCAGTACATGGTCGGCTTCGGACCGACATTGTGGTCGCGGACCATCCGCGGCACCGAGTACGGCGTCAAGGCCCTCCCGCTCGGGGGTTACGTGCGGCTGCTGGGCATGTACCCGCCCAGCCGAAACGTCGAAACCGCCCGCGCACGTCGTAACGGCCGACCGACCCTGGTGGAGGAGGCCCGGCAAGCGGCGCTGGAGGAGCTCGGTCCGGGGGAGCAGCACCGCGCGTTCTACCGGCTCACCGTGCCGCGCAAGCTCGTGGTGATGCTCGGTGGGCCAGTCATGAACCTCCTCATCGCCGGTGTGCTTCTGGCGGTGATCGTTGTCGGCATCGGTCTGCCGCAGTTCACGAGCACCCTCGGCGCGGTGCAGGAGTGCGTGCCGGCCAATGCGTCACAGACCGAGTGCACCGACGCCGACCCGTCGTCGCCGGGCGCCGCGGCCGGCCTGCGACCCGGCGACGACATTCTCAGGTGGGGCACCACCGAGGTCAACGCCTGGGACGACATCAGCGGCGCCATCGCCGACGGCGGTACCGGCGCCACCACCGTGGTCGTGGACCGCGACGGGGAGCGACTGACCCTCCAGGTCACCCCACAACTGGCCGAGCGGCCGATTGTGGACGAGGCGGGCGACGCCGTCGTCGACCCCAGTGGCGCACCACGGACCGAGCCGCGCCCCTTCGTCGGCATCGGACCCTCGTTCGACCTCGTGCGTCAACCGGTCACCACCGTGCCCGGACTCGTGTGGGACACGTTCACCGGCACGGTCAAGGTGGTGGCCACCCTCCCGCAGCGGCTGGTCGACGTCGGCCAGGCCGCGTTCGGGGCCGAGGAGCGTCAGCCCGGTGTGGTCGGCCTCGTGGGTGTGGGAAGGTTCGCAGGCGAGATCGCCTCCGTCGACGGCGAGGGCTACGGGCTCGTTGAGCGCAGTGCCGACATGCTGTCCCTGCTCGTCTCTCTCAACATGGCTCTGTTCGTGTTCAACCTCATCCCGCTGCTTCCGCTGGACGGCGGCCACATCGCGGGCGCGCTCTGGGAGGGGCTACGCCGCCGCGTCGCTCGCGTCCGCGAACTGCCCGACCCCGGCCCCGTTGATACCGCGAAGATGTTGCCGCTGACCTATGCCGTGGTGGCCGTCATGCTCGGCATGAGCGCGCTGCTGGCGTACGCGGACATCGTCAACCCCTTGAGCCTCACGGGCTGA
- a CDS encoding 1-deoxy-D-xylulose-5-phosphate reductoisomerase, with translation MTAAATCTDVVLLGSTGSIGTQALQVIDAAAPGTYRVRALSAGGGHLELLAEQAITHDVEVVAVADASAGTVRRLRELLADEVARAGGTGPGPEVLAGPDAATQVAGLLAVPGRAAAAQGAAGSARHGGARPASAKPTRAVVLNGITGSVGLAPTLAALRSGATLALANKESLVVGGALVRAAQQLPGQVVPVDSEHSAIAQALRGGRHEKGMTSPVVTGRSEVRRIILTASGGPFRGRSRTDLAGVTPAQALAHPTWSMGPVVTINSSTLINKGLELIEAHLLFDVPAEDIVVVVHPQSVVHSMVEFHDGSTLAQASPPDMRLPIALGLTWPERAEQVATPCRWDEATAWTFEPLDGKVFPAVRLAREAAAASATHPAVLNAANEQCVAAFLAGRLPYLAIVEVVEKVLADHDGLGAPDLADVLGTEAWARRRADELIARRGDGGGGEISVAGGRASSGASGGRASSGAASRR, from the coding sequence GTGACCGCCGCCGCCACCTGCACCGACGTCGTCCTGCTCGGCTCCACCGGCTCCATCGGCACCCAGGCGCTGCAGGTCATCGACGCCGCCGCCCCCGGCACGTACCGCGTGCGGGCACTCTCGGCCGGCGGTGGCCACCTCGAGCTGCTGGCCGAGCAGGCGATCACGCACGACGTCGAGGTCGTCGCCGTCGCAGACGCGAGCGCCGGCACCGTCCGGCGACTCCGCGAGCTGCTCGCAGACGAGGTCGCACGCGCTGGTGGCACCGGCCCGGGCCCCGAGGTCCTTGCCGGACCCGACGCCGCCACGCAGGTGGCCGGTCTGCTCGCAGTGCCGGGTCGTGCGGCGGCAGCACAGGGCGCGGCCGGGTCGGCTCGACACGGCGGCGCGCGACCGGCGAGCGCAAAGCCCACGCGCGCCGTCGTCCTCAACGGCATCACCGGCTCGGTGGGTCTGGCCCCCACCCTCGCCGCCCTGCGCTCCGGCGCCACGTTGGCGCTGGCGAACAAGGAGTCGTTGGTGGTGGGCGGGGCGTTGGTGCGAGCGGCGCAGCAGCTGCCCGGTCAGGTGGTCCCCGTCGACTCCGAGCACTCCGCCATCGCGCAGGCCCTGCGGGGCGGGCGGCACGAGAAGGGCATGACCAGCCCCGTCGTCACCGGTCGCAGCGAGGTGCGGCGGATCATCCTCACCGCCTCCGGCGGTCCCTTCCGTGGCCGGTCACGCACCGACCTGGCCGGTGTGACACCTGCGCAGGCTCTCGCGCACCCCACCTGGTCGATGGGCCCGGTGGTGACCATCAACTCCTCGACGCTGATCAACAAGGGCCTCGAGCTCATCGAGGCCCATCTGCTCTTCGACGTGCCGGCCGAGGACATCGTCGTCGTCGTCCACCCGCAGTCGGTGGTGCACTCCATGGTCGAGTTCCACGACGGCTCCACCCTCGCGCAGGCCTCGCCGCCGGACATGCGACTGCCGATCGCGCTCGGTCTCACGTGGCCCGAGCGCGCCGAGCAGGTGGCCACCCCGTGCCGGTGGGACGAGGCAACGGCGTGGACGTTCGAGCCGCTCGACGGCAAGGTCTTCCCGGCCGTCCGCCTGGCCCGCGAGGCGGCCGCGGCGTCCGCGACCCACCCCGCGGTGCTCAACGCCGCGAACGAGCAGTGCGTCGCCGCGTTCCTCGCGGGCCGCCTGCCCTACCTCGCGATCGTCGAGGTGGTCGAGAAGGTGCTGGCCGACCATGACGGCCTGGGCGCGCCCGACCTGGCGGACGTGCTGGGTACGGAGGCGTGGGCGCGGCGGCGAGCCGACGAGCTCATCGCCCGCCGGGGCGACGGCGGTGGCGGGGAAATCAGCGTCGCTGGTGGTCGAGCGTCGAGCGGTGCCTCAGGTGGTCGGGCGTCGAGCGGTGCCGCGAGTCGCCGTTGA
- the frr gene encoding ribosome recycling factor — translation MIDDALLEAEEKMEKAVERAREDLSHIRTGRANAGMFNPISVDYYGAPTPLQQLGSLTIPEARTVLISPYDRSATAAIVKALRESDLGVNPTDDGNVIRVVLPALTEERRKEYVKLARTKGEDARISIRSIRRKAKEELDRIKKDGEAGEDEVDRAEKELESLTKKHVEVVDHVLEAKEKELLEV, via the coding sequence GTGATCGACGACGCCCTGCTCGAGGCCGAGGAGAAGATGGAGAAGGCGGTGGAGCGGGCCCGCGAGGACCTCAGCCACATCCGCACCGGGCGCGCGAACGCCGGCATGTTCAACCCCATCTCGGTGGACTACTACGGCGCGCCCACCCCCCTCCAGCAGCTCGGCTCGCTGACCATCCCCGAGGCTCGTACCGTGCTCATCTCCCCGTACGACCGGTCCGCGACGGCGGCGATCGTCAAGGCGCTGCGTGAGTCCGACCTGGGCGTCAACCCCACCGACGACGGCAACGTCATCCGCGTGGTGCTGCCCGCCCTGACCGAGGAGCGGCGCAAGGAGTACGTCAAGCTCGCCCGCACCAAGGGTGAGGACGCCCGCATCTCCATCCGCTCCATCCGCCGCAAGGCCAAGGAGGAGCTGGACCGCATCAAGAAGGACGGCGAGGCCGGCGAGGACGAGGTCGACCGGGCCGAGAAGGAGCTGGAGTCCTTGACCAAGAAGCACGTCGAGGTCGTGGACCACGTGCTCGAGGCCAAGGAGAAAGAGCTGCTCGAGGTCTGA